Proteins encoded by one window of Ramlibacter tataouinensis:
- a CDS encoding Bug family tripartite tricarboxylate transporter substrate binding protein translates to MSRLLRRRGVLALGPAALLAAAWPLGALAQPGGPALRILVGFPPGGGSDAIARVLAEKLEGFLGQPVVVENRAGAGGQIAAQALKAAAADGRTVFLSHDHSISILPLVIRNPGFDPARDFVPVAGFATFVNALALSGGTPAQSLPEYVQWVRSQGGGRGNVGVPAPASVPEFLVKLIGEKFGLDLQAAPYRGSAPMMADMLGNQISAGVGSIPDFIENHKAGKIRVVAVMGRSRQAAVPDAPTFAELGLSGFEEVPYYGLFAPAGTPQAAIDRIGAAVAKAVALPDVRERLTTMGLTVGYMPQPQLAARERAYSQAWAKIIKASGFTPQ, encoded by the coding sequence ATGTCCCGCCTTCTGCGCCGCCGCGGCGTCCTTGCCCTCGGTCCTGCCGCCCTGCTGGCGGCCGCCTGGCCGCTGGGGGCGCTGGCCCAGCCGGGCGGACCGGCCCTGCGCATCCTGGTGGGCTTTCCGCCGGGCGGCGGCAGCGACGCGATCGCCCGGGTGCTGGCCGAGAAGCTGGAGGGTTTCCTGGGCCAGCCGGTGGTGGTGGAGAACCGGGCCGGCGCCGGCGGCCAGATCGCGGCGCAGGCGCTCAAGGCCGCGGCAGCGGACGGCCGCACCGTGTTCCTGTCGCACGACCACAGCATCTCGATCCTGCCGCTGGTGATCCGCAACCCCGGCTTCGATCCGGCCCGGGACTTCGTGCCGGTGGCCGGCTTCGCCACCTTCGTCAACGCGCTGGCGCTGTCGGGCGGCACGCCGGCCCAGTCGCTGCCCGAGTACGTGCAGTGGGTGCGCAGCCAGGGCGGCGGCCGCGGCAACGTGGGCGTGCCGGCGCCGGCCTCGGTGCCCGAGTTCCTGGTCAAGCTGATCGGCGAGAAGTTCGGGCTCGACCTGCAGGCGGCACCGTACCGCGGCAGCGCGCCGATGATGGCCGACATGCTGGGCAACCAGATCAGCGCCGGCGTCGGCTCGATCCCCGATTTCATCGAGAACCACAAGGCCGGCAAGATCCGGGTGGTGGCGGTGATGGGCCGCTCGCGCCAGGCGGCGGTGCCCGACGCGCCCACGTTCGCCGAGCTGGGCCTGTCCGGCTTCGAGGAAGTGCCCTACTACGGCCTGTTCGCGCCGGCCGGCACGCCGCAAGCGGCGATCGACCGCATCGGCGCCGCCGTGGCCAAGGCGGTCGCCCTGCCCGACGTGCGCGAGCGCCTCACGACCATGGGGCTGACGGTGGGCTACATGCCGCAGCCGCAGCTCGCGGCGCGCGAGCGGGCCTACTCGCAGGCCTGGGCGAAGATCATCAAGGCCAGCGGGTTCACGCCGCAGTGA
- a CDS encoding homocysteine S-methyltransferase family protein has protein sequence MKFPAYTRGQALPALLEQRILILDGAMGTMIQRLKLTEADYRGERFRDHPKDVRNNSDLLVLTQPQVIRDIHEGFLAAGADIIETNTFGANAIAQDDYGLAPVAREQNLAAARIAREAADKFSTPDHPRFVAGALGPTPRTASISPDVNDPGARNVDFEQLRAAYYEQVEALVEGGVDLLLVETIFDTLNAKAALFAIDEYFEASGERLPVIISGTVTDASGRILSGQTVTAFWHSVRHAQPLAVGLNCALGAALMRPYIQELAKAAPDTFISCYPNAGLPNPMSETGFDETPEVTSRLLREFAAEGLVNIVGGCCGTTPAHIQAIGEAVAPLPARSRQRDFFYKEAA, from the coding sequence ATGAAGTTCCCAGCCTATACCCGCGGCCAGGCGTTGCCGGCCCTGCTCGAGCAGCGCATCCTCATCCTGGACGGGGCGATGGGCACCATGATCCAGCGCCTGAAGCTGACCGAGGCCGACTACCGCGGCGAGCGCTTCCGGGACCACCCGAAGGACGTGCGCAACAACAGCGACCTGCTGGTGCTGACGCAGCCGCAGGTGATCCGCGACATCCACGAGGGCTTCCTCGCGGCCGGCGCCGACATCATCGAGACCAACACCTTCGGCGCCAACGCGATCGCGCAGGACGATTACGGCCTGGCTCCGGTCGCGCGCGAACAGAACCTGGCCGCCGCCCGCATCGCGCGCGAAGCGGCGGACAAGTTCAGCACGCCCGATCACCCCCGCTTCGTCGCCGGCGCGCTCGGCCCGACGCCGCGCACGGCCAGCATCAGCCCCGACGTCAACGACCCCGGCGCGCGCAACGTCGATTTCGAGCAGTTGCGCGCGGCCTACTACGAGCAGGTCGAGGCGCTGGTGGAGGGCGGGGTCGACCTGCTGCTGGTCGAGACCATCTTCGACACGCTCAACGCCAAGGCGGCGCTGTTCGCCATCGACGAGTACTTCGAGGCCAGCGGCGAGCGCCTGCCGGTGATCATCAGCGGCACCGTGACCGATGCCTCCGGCCGCATCCTCAGCGGCCAGACCGTGACCGCCTTCTGGCACAGCGTGCGCCATGCGCAGCCGCTGGCGGTCGGCCTGAACTGCGCGCTGGGCGCCGCGCTGATGCGGCCCTACATCCAGGAGCTGGCCAAGGCCGCGCCGGACACCTTCATCAGCTGCTACCCCAACGCCGGCCTGCCGAATCCCATGAGCGAGACCGGCTTCGACGAGACGCCCGAGGTCACCTCGCGGCTGCTGCGCGAGTTCGCCGCCGAGGGCCTGGTCAACATCGTCGGCGGCTGCTGCGGCACCACGCCGGCCCACATCCAGGCGATCGGCGAGGCGGTGGCGCCGCTGCCGGCGCGGAGCCGGCAGCGCGATTTCTTCTACAAGGAAGCGGCCTGA
- the recQ gene encoding DNA helicase RecQ, with protein sequence MNNPLSILQQVFGYERFRGPQAEIVGHVIAGGDALVLMPTGGGKSLCYQIPAIARQRAGQGVTLVVSPLIALMHDQVGALHEAGVEAAFLNSALSYEEAVAVERRLARGELTLLYAAPERVTTPRFLEQLDALHRRGQLALFAIDEAHCVSQWGHDFRPEYRALTVLHERFAGVPRVALTATADALTRADIVERLQLQQARQFVSSFDRPNIRYRIAEKKEPAAQLLRFIQHEHEGDCGIVYCQTRKRVEETAQSLSAHGVPALPYHAGLDAELRQHHQDRFLREEGLVMVATIAFGMGIDKPDVRFVAHLDMPKNIEGYYQETGRAGRDGLPAQAWMLYGLQDVVNQRRMIDESPAGEEFKQVMRGKLDALLALAEATDCRRERLLGYFGERSQPCGNCDNCLAPPQLWDGTDAARKLLSTVYRVQQMSGIGFGAGHVMDILRGRKTEKVAQFGHEQVSTFGLGAEFSEAQLRGVLRQLVALGALAVDAQAYNTLRLTDGSRAVLRGEQPVRLRESVAQASGGRKRREARGSSALPAAAAGLTEAGQARFAALKAWRGEVARSHNLPAYVIFHDATLAAIAALGPSSVEELEGISGIGARKLEAYGQEVLRVVASS encoded by the coding sequence GTGAACAACCCCCTTTCCATCCTCCAGCAGGTCTTCGGCTACGAGCGCTTCCGCGGGCCGCAGGCCGAGATCGTCGGGCACGTGATCGCCGGTGGCGACGCGCTGGTGCTGATGCCCACCGGCGGCGGCAAGTCGCTGTGCTACCAGATCCCGGCCATTGCCCGGCAGCGCGCCGGCCAGGGCGTGACACTGGTGGTGTCGCCGCTGATCGCGCTGATGCACGACCAGGTCGGCGCCCTGCACGAAGCCGGCGTCGAGGCGGCCTTCCTGAATTCCGCGCTCAGCTACGAGGAAGCGGTGGCGGTGGAGCGGCGGCTGGCGCGCGGCGAACTGACCCTGCTGTACGCGGCGCCCGAGCGCGTGACCACGCCGCGCTTTCTCGAGCAGCTCGACGCCCTGCACCGGCGCGGCCAGCTGGCGCTGTTCGCCATCGACGAGGCCCATTGCGTCAGCCAGTGGGGCCATGACTTCCGGCCCGAGTACCGCGCCCTGACGGTGCTGCACGAGCGCTTCGCCGGCGTGCCGCGCGTCGCGCTGACGGCGACGGCCGACGCGCTCACGCGCGCCGACATCGTCGAGCGGCTGCAGCTGCAGCAAGCGCGGCAGTTCGTCAGCAGCTTCGACCGTCCCAACATCCGCTACCGCATCGCCGAGAAGAAGGAGCCGGCGGCGCAGCTGCTGCGCTTCATCCAGCACGAGCACGAGGGCGACTGCGGCATCGTCTACTGCCAGACCCGCAAGCGGGTGGAGGAGACCGCGCAGTCGCTGTCTGCGCACGGCGTGCCGGCCCTGCCCTACCACGCGGGCCTGGACGCCGAGCTGCGCCAGCACCACCAGGATCGCTTCCTGCGCGAGGAAGGGCTGGTGATGGTGGCGACCATCGCCTTCGGCATGGGCATCGACAAGCCCGACGTGCGCTTCGTCGCCCACCTCGACATGCCCAAGAACATCGAGGGCTACTACCAGGAGACCGGCCGCGCCGGCCGCGATGGCCTGCCGGCCCAGGCCTGGATGCTGTACGGCCTGCAGGACGTGGTGAACCAGCGCCGCATGATCGACGAGAGTCCGGCCGGCGAGGAGTTCAAGCAGGTGATGCGCGGCAAGCTCGACGCGCTGCTGGCGCTGGCCGAAGCCACCGACTGCCGCCGCGAGCGGCTGCTCGGCTACTTCGGCGAACGTTCACAGCCGTGCGGCAACTGCGACAACTGCCTGGCGCCGCCGCAGCTGTGGGACGGCACCGACGCGGCGCGCAAGCTGCTGTCCACCGTGTACCGGGTGCAGCAGATGAGCGGCATCGGCTTCGGCGCCGGCCATGTGATGGACATCCTGCGCGGGCGCAAGACCGAGAAGGTGGCGCAGTTCGGCCACGAGCAGGTGTCCACCTTCGGCCTGGGCGCTGAATTCTCCGAGGCGCAGCTGCGCGGCGTGCTGCGCCAACTGGTGGCGCTCGGCGCGCTGGCGGTCGATGCACAGGCCTACAACACGCTCAGGCTCACCGACGGCTCGCGGGCGGTGCTGCGCGGCGAGCAGCCGGTGCGGCTGCGCGAATCGGTGGCCCAGGCCAGCGGCGGACGCAAGCGGCGCGAGGCAAGGGGATCGTCGGCGCTGCCGGCCGCGGCCGCGGGGCTGACCGAAGCCGGGCAGGCTCGCTTCGCGGCGCTCAAGGCCTGGCGCGGCGAGGTGGCGCGCTCGCACAACCTGCCGGCCTACGTGATCTTCCATGACGCCACCCTGGCCGCCATCGCGGCGCTGGGGCCCTCGTCGGTGGAGGAACTCGAAGGCATCAGCGGCATCGGCGCGCGCAAGCTGGAGGCCTATGGCCAGGAGGTGCTGCGGGTCGTGGCATCCTCCTAG
- a CDS encoding ATP-binding protein, with protein MVKRTVDAQVLVSPGLKDAPVLDLMCSHFVLTLAAKQGGKFNVRRDLNGLLSLAGRHLVWPAPALARLREFLGRRCKDNEFWRGHEQLSTADFLERHGVWRGPYEEGTLFFYLDEYAKDQPKDLLSVLAATGEWLTRALKKQSTLVEKNIDALAGLLQLNRAERALLLYGTLARYQRDLRSILVEFKVNNAPEAYAAIAELAGVNAADVGEALRAGSRLERIGLVENLISEHNITDLADLMKVSEKLPPVLMREYRNQNELMAVFTRPSSKSGLMLADFGFVHDDAQVLCALLRNAVERKEPGVNVLLYGPPGTGKTELAKVVAQAAGLELFEVEYADRDGNSLSGRDRYRSLQIAQVFLKGSARAALLFDEVEDVFPPISSEAAQLMARADQVAAPSNHSVSGKAWVNQILESNPVPTLWVTNRIEQIDPAFRRRFAYHLELKSPPPGAREGLVRKTLEGVAVSEDFVARLTARKGLTPAQIRTAVRFAGLAESAGVSAESLIERQLRNADQALGNRAPGALRPPVTAYDLAMLNVESRFEVPRIVDALRARGHGTLCFFGPPGTGKTALAEHIARSLDQPLLVKQASDLMSKFVGETEQNMAAMFREAEAEKAVLLLDEADSFLSDRRGAQRTYEVTEVNEMLQGMERFAGIFICTTNLMDRIDQAALRRFTFKIRFKALTAAQREAMFVTEALGGHAAALTADMRSRLARLDQLCPGDFAAVKRQVQILAAADYGPLEFLEQLEAEHRIKPEVRELRPIGFT; from the coding sequence ATGGTCAAGCGAACGGTCGATGCGCAAGTGCTGGTGTCACCCGGTCTGAAGGACGCGCCGGTGCTGGACCTGATGTGCTCGCATTTCGTGCTGACGCTGGCGGCCAAGCAGGGCGGCAAGTTCAACGTCCGGCGCGACCTCAATGGCCTGCTGTCGCTGGCCGGGCGGCACCTGGTGTGGCCGGCGCCGGCGCTGGCCCGCCTGCGCGAGTTCCTCGGCCGCCGCTGCAAGGACAACGAGTTCTGGCGCGGCCACGAGCAGCTGTCCACCGCCGACTTCCTGGAGCGGCACGGCGTCTGGCGCGGGCCGTACGAGGAGGGCACGCTGTTCTTCTACCTCGACGAGTACGCGAAGGACCAGCCCAAGGACCTGCTGTCGGTGCTGGCCGCCACCGGCGAGTGGCTGACCCGCGCCCTGAAGAAGCAGTCCACGCTGGTGGAGAAGAACATCGACGCGCTGGCCGGCCTGCTGCAGCTCAACCGGGCCGAGCGTGCCCTGCTGCTGTACGGCACCCTGGCGCGCTACCAGCGCGACCTGCGCAGCATCCTGGTCGAGTTCAAGGTCAACAACGCGCCCGAGGCTTATGCCGCCATCGCCGAACTGGCCGGCGTCAACGCCGCCGACGTCGGCGAGGCGCTGCGCGCCGGCTCGCGGCTGGAGCGCATCGGGCTGGTGGAGAACCTGATCTCCGAGCACAACATCACCGACCTGGCCGACCTGATGAAGGTCAGCGAAAAGCTGCCGCCGGTGCTGATGCGCGAGTACCGCAACCAGAACGAGCTGATGGCGGTGTTCACCCGGCCCAGCAGCAAGAGCGGCCTCATGCTGGCCGATTTCGGCTTCGTGCATGACGACGCCCAGGTGCTGTGCGCGCTGCTGCGCAATGCGGTGGAGCGCAAGGAGCCGGGCGTCAACGTGCTGCTGTACGGCCCGCCCGGCACCGGCAAGACCGAACTGGCCAAGGTGGTGGCGCAGGCCGCCGGGCTGGAGCTGTTCGAGGTGGAGTACGCCGACCGCGACGGCAACTCGCTCTCGGGGCGCGACCGCTACCGCTCGCTGCAGATCGCCCAGGTGTTCCTCAAGGGCAGCGCCCGCGCCGCGCTGCTGTTCGACGAGGTGGAGGACGTGTTTCCGCCGATCAGCTCGGAAGCCGCGCAACTCATGGCGCGGGCCGATCAGGTGGCGGCGCCGTCGAACCACAGCGTCAGCGGCAAGGCGTGGGTCAACCAGATCCTGGAATCCAACCCGGTCCCCACCCTGTGGGTGACCAACCGCATCGAGCAGATCGACCCGGCGTTCCGGCGCCGCTTCGCCTACCACCTGGAGCTGAAGTCGCCGCCGCCCGGCGCGCGCGAGGGCCTGGTGCGCAAGACGCTGGAAGGGGTGGCGGTGTCCGAGGACTTCGTGGCCCGGCTGACCGCGCGCAAGGGGCTGACGCCGGCGCAGATCCGCACCGCGGTTCGCTTTGCCGGGCTGGCCGAAAGCGCTGGCGTATCGGCCGAAAGCCTGATCGAGCGCCAGTTGCGCAACGCCGACCAGGCGCTGGGCAACCGCGCGCCCGGTGCGCTGCGGCCGCCGGTCACCGCCTATGACCTGGCGATGCTGAACGTCGAGAGCCGCTTCGAGGTGCCGCGCATCGTCGATGCCCTCAGGGCGCGCGGGCATGGCACCCTGTGCTTTTTCGGCCCGCCGGGCACCGGCAAGACCGCGCTGGCCGAGCACATCGCGCGCAGCCTCGACCAGCCGCTGCTGGTCAAGCAGGCCAGCGACCTGATGAGCAAGTTCGTGGGCGAGACCGAACAGAACATGGCCGCCATGTTCCGCGAGGCCGAGGCCGAGAAGGCGGTGCTGCTGCTGGACGAGGCCGATTCGTTCCTGTCCGACCGGCGCGGCGCCCAGCGCACCTACGAGGTCACCGAGGTCAACGAGATGCTGCAGGGCATGGAGCGCTTCGCCGGCATCTTCATCTGCACCACCAACCTGATGGACCGCATCGACCAGGCGGCGCTGCGGCGCTTCACCTTCAAGATCCGGTTCAAGGCCCTCACCGCGGCGCAGCGCGAAGCGATGTTCGTCACCGAGGCGCTGGGCGGCCATGCGGCGGCGCTGACGGCCGACATGCGCTCACGGCTGGCGCGGCTCGACCAGCTGTGCCCCGGCGACTTCGCCGCGGTCAAGCGCCAGGTGCAGATCCTGGCGGCGGCCGACTACGGGCCGCTGGAATTCCTGGAGCAGCTGGAGGCCGAGCACCGCATCAAGCCGGAGGTGCGCGAGCTGCGGCCGATCGGCTTCACCTGA